In Mytilus galloprovincialis chromosome 1, xbMytGall1.hap1.1, whole genome shotgun sequence, the following are encoded in one genomic region:
- the LOC143045428 gene encoding protein SSUH2 homolog isoform X1 has product MSENDRLLGPGKSGYQGGQTTPYPPSGGYQGPQPGGSYQGGPPAGGYPGGQQAGGYSGGQPAGGYPSGQPAGGYPGGQPAGGYSGGQPAGGYSGGQPAGGYPGGQPAGAYPGTTTASNQESGYIAPPQGVSVPQYTGAIPENEAPTEQQSAPTAPPLEKMDAIPGYQNIGFTESFLPPPPTYQDAMKGPPPERQNISNVPTITEQEARDALLEFVADNCCYGKKAAEDLNFNDLKSSSAFHYTMESFTEARSTEWAYEPYTGQTIDGPHNGPAPGPWDIQSKPSQLFKNEARRIEVPHTASIKPCHHCFASGFIRCHKCQGRGRTRCFTCNGSGMRMGHNHHHHDHHNHDHHHHHHGFADDNRCTWCHGSGFRDCGTCHTRGMVVCPLCRGYHQLKCYICLTIKWHTEEDHHIVERTALPDHLIKQAQGQVAFEESMPRVYPITQFQESEVNQASASLVAKHQFPSKAILMQRQRVRIVPVTVCMYKWKDADADFIVYGFEKKVYAPNYPQKCCCGCSIL; this is encoded by the exons ATGTCGGAAAATGATCGATTGTTGGGTCCAGGCAAAAG TGGCTATCAAGGCGGGCAAACAACTCCCTATCCACCTTCTGGGGGATATCAAGGTCCTCAGCCTGGAGGGTCTTACCAGGGTGGACCACCAGCAGGAGGATATCCTGGCGGTCAACAAGCCGGTGGATATTCGGGTGGCCAACCTGCAGGTGGATATCCGAGTGGCCAACCTGCAGGTGGATATCCGGGTGGCCAACCTGCAGGTGGATATTCGGGAGGCCAACCTGCAGGCGGATATTCGGGAGGCCAACCTGCAGGCGGATATCCTGGTGGACAACCAGCTGGTGCATACCCTGGTACTACGACTGCATCTAATCAAGAAAGCGGATATATAG CACCTCCTCAGGGGGTTTCAGTCCCCCAGTATACTGGTGCAATTCCGGAAAATGAGGCTCCCACAGAACAACAATCTGCACCAACAGCACCACCTCTGGAAAAGATGGACGCTATTCCAGGATATCAAAATATTGGATTCACTGAAT CATTTCTTCCTCCACCACCAACTTATCAAGATGCAATGAAAGGTCCACCTCCAGAAAGACAAAATATATCTAA TGTACCAACAATAACAGAACAAGAAGCTAGGGATGCTTTGCTGGAATTTGTAGCAGATAACTGTTGCTATGGAAAAAAAGCAGCGGAAGATTTAAATTTCAACGACTTAAAGTCAAGTAGTGCATTTCAC TACACTATGGAAAGTTTCACCGAAGCAAGATCGACAGAATGGGCATACGAACCTTATACTG gacAAACAATAGATGGTCCTCATAACGGGCCAGCGCCGGGTCCATGGGATATACAGTCCAAACCATCACAACTCTTCAAAAACGAAGCAAGAAGAATAGAGGTCCCACATACAGCATCGATAAAG CCTTGTCATCATTGTTTTGCATCAGGGTTTATTCGATGTCACAAATGCCAAGGTCGAGGAAgg ACTAGATGCTTTACATGTAATGGTTCCGGAATGAGAATGGGTCATAATCATCATCACCACGACCATCACAACCATGATCATCATCACCACCATCATGGGTTTGCAGATGATAACAGGTGTACTTGGTGTCATGGGAGTGGATTTCGGGA CTGTGGCACATGCCATACAAGAGGAATGGTTGTGTGTCCCCTGTGTAGAGGTTACCATCAGTTGAAGTGTTACATATGTCTCACAATCAAATG GCATACAGAGGAGGACCATCATATTGTGGAGAGAACAGCATTGCCAGACCATCTTATAAAGCAAGCACAAGGACAAGTAGCATTCGAAGAATCAATGCCAAGG GTTTATCCAATAACACAATTCCAAGAAAGTGAAGTAAATCAAGCCTCAGCATCACTGGTAGCAAAACACCAATTCCCAAGTAAAGCTATTTTAATGCAG AGGCAAAGAGTTCGAATTGTACCAGTAACTGTATGTATGTACAAATGGAAAGACGCAGATGCTGATTTTATAGTGTATGGGTTTGAGAAGAAAGTGTATGCCCCAAACTATCCCCAGAAATGCTGCTGTGGATGTTCTATACTATAG
- the LOC143045428 gene encoding protein SSUH2 homolog isoform X2 — protein sequence MNSGYQGGQTTPYPPSGGYQGPQPGGSYQGGPPAGGYPGGQQAGGYSGGQPAGGYPSGQPAGGYPGGQPAGGYSGGQPAGGYSGGQPAGGYPGGQPAGAYPGTTTASNQESGYIAPPQGVSVPQYTGAIPENEAPTEQQSAPTAPPLEKMDAIPGYQNIGFTESFLPPPPTYQDAMKGPPPERQNISNVPTITEQEARDALLEFVADNCCYGKKAAEDLNFNDLKSSSAFHYTMESFTEARSTEWAYEPYTGQTIDGPHNGPAPGPWDIQSKPSQLFKNEARRIEVPHTASIKPCHHCFASGFIRCHKCQGRGRTRCFTCNGSGMRMGHNHHHHDHHNHDHHHHHHGFADDNRCTWCHGSGFRDCGTCHTRGMVVCPLCRGYHQLKCYICLTIKWHTEEDHHIVERTALPDHLIKQAQGQVAFEESMPRVYPITQFQESEVNQASASLVAKHQFPSKAILMQRQRVRIVPVTVCMYKWKDADADFIVYGFEKKVYAPNYPQKCCCGCSIL from the exons atgaacag TGGCTATCAAGGCGGGCAAACAACTCCCTATCCACCTTCTGGGGGATATCAAGGTCCTCAGCCTGGAGGGTCTTACCAGGGTGGACCACCAGCAGGAGGATATCCTGGCGGTCAACAAGCCGGTGGATATTCGGGTGGCCAACCTGCAGGTGGATATCCGAGTGGCCAACCTGCAGGTGGATATCCGGGTGGCCAACCTGCAGGTGGATATTCGGGAGGCCAACCTGCAGGCGGATATTCGGGAGGCCAACCTGCAGGCGGATATCCTGGTGGACAACCAGCTGGTGCATACCCTGGTACTACGACTGCATCTAATCAAGAAAGCGGATATATAG CACCTCCTCAGGGGGTTTCAGTCCCCCAGTATACTGGTGCAATTCCGGAAAATGAGGCTCCCACAGAACAACAATCTGCACCAACAGCACCACCTCTGGAAAAGATGGACGCTATTCCAGGATATCAAAATATTGGATTCACTGAAT CATTTCTTCCTCCACCACCAACTTATCAAGATGCAATGAAAGGTCCACCTCCAGAAAGACAAAATATATCTAA TGTACCAACAATAACAGAACAAGAAGCTAGGGATGCTTTGCTGGAATTTGTAGCAGATAACTGTTGCTATGGAAAAAAAGCAGCGGAAGATTTAAATTTCAACGACTTAAAGTCAAGTAGTGCATTTCAC TACACTATGGAAAGTTTCACCGAAGCAAGATCGACAGAATGGGCATACGAACCTTATACTG gacAAACAATAGATGGTCCTCATAACGGGCCAGCGCCGGGTCCATGGGATATACAGTCCAAACCATCACAACTCTTCAAAAACGAAGCAAGAAGAATAGAGGTCCCACATACAGCATCGATAAAG CCTTGTCATCATTGTTTTGCATCAGGGTTTATTCGATGTCACAAATGCCAAGGTCGAGGAAgg ACTAGATGCTTTACATGTAATGGTTCCGGAATGAGAATGGGTCATAATCATCATCACCACGACCATCACAACCATGATCATCATCACCACCATCATGGGTTTGCAGATGATAACAGGTGTACTTGGTGTCATGGGAGTGGATTTCGGGA CTGTGGCACATGCCATACAAGAGGAATGGTTGTGTGTCCCCTGTGTAGAGGTTACCATCAGTTGAAGTGTTACATATGTCTCACAATCAAATG GCATACAGAGGAGGACCATCATATTGTGGAGAGAACAGCATTGCCAGACCATCTTATAAAGCAAGCACAAGGACAAGTAGCATTCGAAGAATCAATGCCAAGG GTTTATCCAATAACACAATTCCAAGAAAGTGAAGTAAATCAAGCCTCAGCATCACTGGTAGCAAAACACCAATTCCCAAGTAAAGCTATTTTAATGCAG AGGCAAAGAGTTCGAATTGTACCAGTAACTGTATGTATGTACAAATGGAAAGACGCAGATGCTGATTTTATAGTGTATGGGTTTGAGAAGAAAGTGTATGCCCCAAACTATCCCCAGAAATGCTGCTGTGGATGTTCTATACTATAG